tttttcaaaaattccacaACACCCCCTAAACCTATGTAAGAACCAAAGTTAGTTAaactaatttaatataaattattcctAATATCTATTTAATGaagttaaatttaatacaaaataaaaaataaaatgagccAATATTCATTTCTGGACGAGgaataagtttaaaaataaaagacactAACCATTAACTATGGATTCCAATGAATCGTAGcctatattattaaattttagcttttatattgtattatattgGACTTATTTAAATAGATATTAGagacaattttaatttaatttaatttaattaatgtcatttcTTGTGTAAGGATGTCTTGACTATTTTAGAAAAgtttacaaacaaatttgacaaaaaataaaacttccAAGGACATCTAGGTCAAAAGACCTAAAAGGAGATAAAGATAGCTCCAAAGAAAAAGAGGATAAAGATGATTCTAACTATTGGCGCCATAGTcattaagagagagaaaaaaggaaagagaaacttcaactcaagaaagaaaaattaaaaaaaaaaaaaaaagataaattgaCTATATACTTTACCTCATGAACTTTGGCCACTGGGCTTCAGTGCccctaaactttaaaatgtgtCAAATCAATTCTTAAACTTTCTAAAATTAACCACAATACTCAATCCATTACTAACTCCATTAAGGAAATCGATTTTACAAAACTCCTTGAATTTTGGTTCTTTGGCTCGAAAACTctctaaacttttatttttcacttaaattttCCCAAAAAGACCACGACATCCCTTGAACCAAAAGAAGTTAGttaaactaaataattaagttaaaattatttttaatatctatttaattaagttaatttaatataaaataaaaataaaacgaaCCAATCATTGTATCCCAATGATGGAATAGGTTCTAGTAatctagaaagaaagaaaaatatgagagaCATTGGGTATGGATGTCAAAAAAGGATGGCCtatagtttttagttttattttttatattatatttaattagaacttaattaaatagataTTAAGGacaaatttaacttaatttaattttattaatgttatCTCTTATGTAGAGGTATCTTTGCCATTTCAGAAAGTTCAATAActattttggtaaaaattaaAAGTCTAAGAATGTCCTGATTAAAGACCCAAATGAGGAGAATAGGTAGTTCTAAAGAGAAGGGAGGAGAAAGACAAATAGACAAACAGATTgatcaaagaaaagaagagaaaaagagatttcAACAcgagatataattaaaaaattgaccATGCATCCCCTAAGAGGATCTCAtgactaattttaaaaagtttaagcATTGATTTGCTGAATTTTAAAGTGTAAAAGATGGTTTAGTATAATGGCCAAAGTTTAAGAAGTGCAtgatcaatttattttaaaaaataaaggataaaatgattattttaccCTTGATtttaatgagaatgagaatccTTATAATCTTTTATAACTTGAaggattttgtattttataactTAACCTCAAGGTGATGGGTATAATTTATCCTAAAATGTGTATTTGAAAGGGCATTAAGCATTGTTTGGGAGAGAGAGCCTTAGGTAAGAAATGGAATTCAAACAAATGAAATGGGCTATAAAAaccccgtttgttgcagcttaattaaagaaattataccttataattttttaaattatagcttctaaaacttagaataagttgtaaACCTATTTGCTGcaacttcttagaagttgtagttaattagttgtggtgtttgatatcataaattgtaaaataacttatttttgtataattgtccataatacccttagtagttatagaatgataatttaaaaattaattagtgtatatgtataagtttcaagtgttataaaaaaattaattaaagtatagagagaggAAAATGGCgagagagatgaagagatttgaaaatggagatggcggtggagaatAAAAACTCATGATTGTGTAGACAGGAGagtaattctttattaaaaataagagcaaaattgttataaaaatataatcatttaagcagaagttgtaaaagctgaGATACCCTAGCTTTGAAAAAACCAGCTTCTACCATTTCTAAAATCTAGTAAAAggtataagttagaattctataaactaaaacaaacattacatcccaacttttttgaagctaaaagctaaaagttacactttttaagctgcaacaaacaggcccaAAGTCACATTTGCATATagaaatttcaaatgttttcattcgaaaattttgttatttggaaTGATACCTATGTAAATGTCATTTCAAATATAATGAAGATTTGAAGTTCCAAATTTCAAATAGTAAATGacaaaatcaaatcatcatgTTCAAAAGCAGCCAAAAGCTAATGTTTTCACACACACAAGGAAAATTTTTCATGCATCTTCATATcatctattcttcttctaattcgAGAGACAAAAATAAAGTCCTAGAGAGAATGAACGAATGACAGTAgtattttcctcaatttccaGATCATTCCACGCCAAACAATCATAAATCTTCCCCCCATTTTCATTCCACTCCATCATCATTCTCACCCAAACCTAAGAGTACAAATATCCGCCATGATTTCAAGTCTTCGATTTGTCATTATATAGTTTCAAAGAGAAGAGGGGAGACACGgaatatagaaattaatttttgtttttgaaatgcCCTTCAGGCACGGCAGAAGAATGTAAAGTACGCATGAAGAGGCAGCAAGCAGCAGATGTCACCACCTCTCGCTGGCAGtgcggaagaaactcaacaaaGACTAAAGAAGAGTctaaaatacttgtaaatatacaaatgataccatTAGGAGATCTTCGTGAAGATTTAAAACCCAGTCTACTTATAGTAGTACCCTTCTAGTGAATTAAGGACGAACAGCTCCTCAATGGGCATAATAACTAACCATCACAACCAACTCCATACATCAAATAAATTGTAACAAATTGAAACGGGAAATAAGATTATGCTCTTCCAtgataataagaaaacattatTTTTGCATTCATCTTGAGCAAAGTACAATGATCCATagagaattaaagagaattctCTACAAAACCAGGACCAGATGCTTATTATTTTTAGCATACCATATGAATGAGCAGCAGCTGAACTCAACCCTAAAGCAGGTCTCTCACAGaacatacataatatataactaaaGGCGGGGAGGAAACATAGAACACGAGAACACAGGTCCAACCTAATCTCTAAAAACTCCAGCCCTTTCCTACCTCTCTGTTTTCTCGGCATTAGACAAGGCCTCACTTCCCGTCGTCCACCTTGTCCGTCCACCTTGTCATCGATCTTCTCCCTTGCCCCTACAAAAACGCCAGAGGTCCCGCATTTCAGTCCGATATCCTTATCTCAACTCCCAGGAACTCCTTCACCTGCTCATAAGTCACAAAGGCGATGGCTATTGATGGGACCACCTGAACAGGATAAATAGAAGTGTTATCCATTAGCAGTTTCAGGGAATAAACACATACAAAAACTGAACATTATTGATATGAACTTGAACTCCACAAGTAAAATGTGGTTATGGtgcaattttgtcaattaattactTATCCAATATAAAATTTGGGGATAACTATTAAAAGTTAGTGACAATTACTGAGAACTCCCCTCGTCTATGTTCTTGTATAACATGGTCTCTACAATAAAATTGTACATCAACACCCCTTGTAGTATGGCAAGAGATAACTGAGGTTCACttcacaaaataaagaaattaaattatgattttgccttTTTATAATGAAAACAATGGTTAATTATAAAGACCTCTTATAGCTTTATATCACTTGACCGCTAAACTAAAAAACCATATGTTTCAGCTCcctattttatttgaaatgtaaaaaaaaaaaaattctactaTGAGCCTATCCAACAAAATGGAAGAATATTAAACACTTTCACCTGTTTAAAGTATATCAAGAATACACTTTCTCTACAGaacaaaaaatttacaatgaaCTAAGTTTTATTTTGGTGGAAATGGACGACTTTTATATTCATATCTTGGGTTCTAGTGacttagaaatttatttaaagggtTTATAAAGATTACTGGTTGGGGCACCAGAAAaatttctttgttaaaaaaacTTGGTATTTCAAAACACTAAGAAAAGCTGTGAGGAAAGAAGTAGATGGCAGGTAAGAGGATATGCCTTAGACTGACCTTCACTGAGTTAGGGACCAACCCCTTGTAAAGTGCTCTGAAACCTTCATGCCTAACAGTTTGTCTGAAAGCATCAATCATCCCAGTATATTCAAGTGGAGCCTTGCTCCTCCCATCTCCAGCAACTACAGAAGCAGCATGGGACCACCCCACCATTTGCATTCTACGACGAATAACATCAAGGGGGTAAGCAACAGTTTGGCCGACAGTGCCTGCACAAGCTCCACATGCCAGCCTTGTAGTCACACCCAACTCAGAATCTTCAACCAGTCCAAAAGGTCTAGTTTTAATCAACCAGTCCTTTAAAGATTCATACACAGCAAAGTTGAGACCCACATATGGAATCTGCAAAATTCAAATGAGAGCACAAGGTCAATGAATGTCACGAGATAAGaaaacaatattaaaaataaaaaatcagtgTCATAACTcatcaaaaacatttttatttttagccttCAACTCCATATATTTTATTGCACAAAATAGGAACCAACCACTCCTTTGCACTTGCATAcacaaatacaaaagaaatcattcatacatacaaaaaaaaaaaaatgcatacgTACATAGATCAAATTGCCTCCTAGTCATTGCACAAGCTATTCATACTGAATACAACATGAAGGAATTCTTCCGATAATGCCTTTAGTTAATTAGTGATATTGTGTTTCGTTACGtaagtctttcttttctatCATGGTGAGTAATAATGCCTTCTAGTTAATTAATGATATTGTGTTTAATTAATGATACATGATGATACAAATAGAAAAAGCTATTACATCTTATAGCATTTTCTATTTAGTTCAGAGAGGGAAGACATCCCTTAACTCTTCAAAgtagtttctttttattttcacacCATATCGTCTCCATTTACCTCTTGGATGGCTACTATCACtcaaattactaaaaaatatagtatCATATATACTGATTCAAGTGTCCTATTTTGTTCGAAGAAAATTGTCACAGACTAAAGCCAAACAAGACCCCCAAAGTCAAGCTAATCCTATTGCATTCAGGTGGACTAATACCATGCTTAACCAAGTTTAGCAAAAGTGCTTTAGCATTCAGGCTGAGCTCAAACTAAGGTGAAATTGCTTCATGCCATCTACTTATCAAAGATCATCCATGCTTTGCCTACAGAATCCATTTGTAAATTTGCTTTCTTAGGAGGAAGAGCGATGAGAGAAAGGCTaacggtttttttttttttttctctgattTAGCACTCTCTCCTAGTCAATATTCTTAAGCACCATTTGACTCTTGAAATTGTCCATAGAAATGCTATTACTATCAGTTTGGATGGAGGCACACCACTCCAAGAGCGAGGGAAGATAAAAATGATGGTTTTACTTTCAAATGTTTTCATTTGAACGGTCAGAACTCTAGAACTTCCACAGACAAAAATGCAGTGATCATAGTTGTACTAATCACTTCCAGGATATGTACAAGAACTTACAACTCCAATGACAGAAGGAAGCCAGCCCTTGTATAAAGCTCGTGGGCCTTCCTCACGGAGTACAGTTGATAAAGCATGGAACATCCCTCTGTACTGATAAGGAGACTTTTCTGTCTGTGAAGGAAAAAAACAGGTCATCCCAATGCAAACGCAGAAGGTAGGCAATATGCATAAAGAAACACTTGACCCTTCCAAATATACAACCGTCCTGAAGGATACATACAATACCTGTACAGTCAACCTGCCACGGACCATATCCATAGGGTAAGTTGAAGACATGGCAATTATTCCAGCACAGGCTCCAGCTCCAAGTCGTAATAGAGGAGTGAGCTGAGCATCTTctgtaattaaaaaacaaaatgaacaaaaaCAGAGACAGTCTCAGATAGAGTTCAGGGTTATTGGAGATGCAAACAGAGATCATCAGCACTTCcacaaattattaaatatgtGATTTAGGTGGTTGTAAGTAAAATGATTGTTCATATGAATAAATATGctgtaaataaattttatagagTTCTGTATATTTCCAGCCTGCGACGATCTTATCATAATAATGTGATGTTTCAGACAGAAGTAtctctgattttttttcaaaactttaggcTTTCTCAGTCTCAGTAATTAACAAACTTCTGTATTTGCCACTCATAAGGACATTCAAAGTACAAACCCTTTATTAAGTTCATAATGTATATACCATAGAAAACACAATAAAATCCAAGAGATACAAAGGACAATTTCACCATTGCACATGATCATAAACCCAACTAGGCAACTATTACCTGTATATCGCTTAGCAACATTAATCAAAAAAGTATAAATGGGATAATGAAATGTTTATTCTCAGAAATCCAGCTACAACCAAAAAACTGGAAAATGAATGATGCAGATGAAATTGTTAAGATGACCACAGATAGGCAGTAAAACATATTCCACAACATCCTGagggtttaaaaagaaaaaatataggaGAGAATACAAGTGCCAAGTTATAGTAATCTGCTACAACATTGTACAATATCCAATCAGTATTAAGTAACTAGTTAGATAGAATGTTGTATTCTTGGGAATCATGATAAGAACTGGCCTTTTGAGATGTGGACAAAGTATTCAAATGATATAAtctacaaaaatcaatttctgaCACCTGAAAAAAGAAAGTTGAacagaaaagaaatgaaaaaagaaaagaaataaagttcAGTATACCATTGCCAGTTTGCTGCTGATATAACCATAAGATACCCCTGTTTCAATACAAAAAGGAACAGTCAGCAGAAAGAACAACCTGGACAGAAATGCAAGGAAAATCAAATCCCATTTGCTGTTAGAAACAAATTGGGGCTGCATACAAACTGCTAAAAAGAGACAGCTAGTGTTGGGCCtatataaaacaaacaaaagtgAAGCAAGTTCTGCCACATGGCATGATCCAACAAGAAGAAGCACATATACACGATATAAAACAGCTGCCCAGATAAAATAGTTGTCAAAAAGACTAAGGCATAAAATAGCAATACACATCAACAGATATGCGTTAATGTGCACACGAGAATagcaataatttaattattctttccCCATTGAAACAAATATCCCCCAAAATATCAGATAATGGGGGAGGTTACGATACCCCCAATGCACAAGGCTCCCCACTTTGCAAGTCAGGAGAGTTGTTTTTATACACAATCTTACTCACCCTTACCCCCACAAAGAAGTGGGAAGAGGTAACGAACACTACCATTTTATATACAACTGACTCCAAAATCTGTTTCATATCTGTTCTTTCATCCATCTGACATCAGATTGTCTTCTCAAAACCATTAATTTCAATGCCAATGAATTCTAAGAACCATGGGTTGCCATGGGTTTGTAAATTAGTGCTAAGAGAGCTGGAATCAGATTAATCAAAAAGGCACCATGAATTGCAACCCATActcgaaaataaaataaatcctaaaGGCTATACATCAATCACTTGAAGGACACTACAGAACCCGAAAACTAGTCCAAGGACAAACTTGAAGCCAGACATATAACTGCCCTGTTAGGTAGACATTCACCCCAAATATAGCTGATTTGGAAAAACTAGCTTCACAAATAATATAGAAAGCATCAATCCAATAAATCAACACCAC
This window of the Diospyros lotus cultivar Yz01 chromosome 5, ASM1463336v1, whole genome shotgun sequence genome carries:
- the LOC127802033 gene encoding mitochondrial adenine nucleotide transporter ADNT1, which encodes MASEDVKTGESAVSKIVNLAGEAKLAREGVTAPSYAFLSICKSLVAGGVAGGVSRTAVAPLERLKILLQVQNPHNIKYNGTVQGLKYIWRTEGFRGLFKGNGTNCARIVPNSAVKFFSYEQASKGILWLYQQQTGNEDAQLTPLLRLGAGACAGIIAMSSTYPMDMVRGRLTVQTEKSPYQYRGMFHALSTVLREEGPRALYKGWLPSVIGVIPYVGLNFAVYESLKDWLIKTRPFGLVEDSELGVTTRLACGACAGTVGQTVAYPLDVIRRRMQMVGWSHAASVVAGDGRSKAPLEYTGMIDAFRQTVRHEGFRALYKGLVPNSVKVVPSIAIAFVTYEQVKEFLGVEIRISD